One Roseomonas gilardii subsp. gilardii genomic region harbors:
- a CDS encoding 2-isopropylmalate synthase yields the protein MSITHPSFGTIPDERVIIFDTTLRDGEQSPGFSMNLEEKLRMADALAELGADVLEAGFPIASPGDFDSVKSIADRFSKAGPVVCGLSRSAPKDILRAAEAVKTAARPRIHTFISTSELHMRAKLRMTQEQVLEAVAASVTLARQHVADVEWSAEDGSRTEDDFLCRCVEAAIRAGATTINIPDTVGYAVPEDMARIFTMLRERVPGADTVIFSTHNHNDLGLAVANTLAAIQAGARQVECTINGIGERAGNASLEEVAMAIRTRQNALNKTTGINTPNILKTSRLLATITGFDVQPNKAIVGRNAFAHESGIHQDGMLKDRGTYEIMTPESVGWTNSSLVMGKHSGRAAFRDKLKALGYEVGDNQLNDAFARFKEIADRKKVVYDEDIVALVDDQILRTHDRIKLTALTVTAGLHTHPMATLKLEVDGETHEGMAVGDGAVDATFNAIRAAFPHEVGLRLFAVQSVTGGTDAQARVTVRLEEGGKLVDGQGSDTDTIVASARAYIHALNKLLVKRERTAPAAMTA from the coding sequence ATGTCCATCACCCATCCCTCCTTCGGCACCATCCCGGACGAACGGGTCATCATCTTCGACACCACGCTGCGCGACGGCGAGCAGTCCCCCGGCTTCTCCATGAACCTGGAGGAGAAGCTGCGCATGGCGGACGCCCTGGCCGAGCTGGGCGCCGATGTGCTGGAGGCCGGCTTCCCCATCGCCTCGCCCGGCGACTTCGACAGCGTGAAGTCCATCGCCGACCGATTCAGCAAGGCTGGCCCCGTGGTCTGCGGCCTGTCCCGCTCCGCGCCCAAGGACATCCTGCGCGCCGCCGAGGCGGTGAAGACCGCCGCCCGCCCGCGCATCCATACCTTCATCTCCACCTCCGAACTGCATATGCGGGCCAAGCTGCGCATGACGCAGGAGCAGGTGCTGGAGGCCGTCGCCGCCTCCGTCACCCTGGCCCGCCAGCACGTGGCCGACGTGGAATGGTCCGCCGAGGATGGCAGCCGCACGGAGGACGACTTCCTGTGCCGCTGCGTCGAGGCCGCGATCCGGGCCGGCGCCACCACCATCAACATCCCCGACACGGTCGGCTATGCGGTGCCGGAGGACATGGCCCGCATCTTCACCATGCTGCGGGAACGCGTGCCGGGCGCCGATACGGTGATCTTCTCCACCCACAACCACAACGACCTGGGTCTGGCCGTGGCGAATACCCTGGCCGCCATCCAGGCCGGGGCGCGGCAGGTGGAATGCACCATCAACGGCATCGGGGAGCGCGCGGGCAATGCCAGCCTGGAAGAGGTCGCCATGGCGATCCGCACCCGCCAGAACGCCCTGAACAAGACCACCGGCATCAACACGCCGAACATCCTCAAGACCTCGCGCCTGCTGGCCACCATCACCGGCTTCGACGTGCAGCCGAACAAGGCCATCGTCGGCCGCAACGCCTTCGCCCATGAATCCGGCATCCACCAGGACGGCATGCTGAAGGACCGTGGCACCTACGAGATCATGACGCCGGAAAGCGTCGGCTGGACCAACTCCTCCCTGGTCATGGGCAAGCATTCCGGCCGCGCCGCCTTCCGCGACAAGCTGAAGGCCCTGGGCTACGAGGTCGGCGACAACCAGCTCAACGACGCCTTCGCCCGCTTCAAGGAAATCGCGGACCGCAAGAAGGTCGTCTATGACGAGGACATCGTCGCGCTGGTGGACGACCAGATCCTGCGCACCCATGACCGCATCAAGCTGACCGCGCTGACCGTCACCGCCGGCCTGCACACCCATCCCATGGCGACGCTGAAGCTGGAGGTGGATGGCGAGACGCATGAGGGCATGGCGGTCGGCGACGGCGCGGTGGACGCCACCTTCAACGCCATCCGCGCCGCCTTCCCGCACGAGGTGGGCCTGCGCCTCTTCGCCGTGCAGTCCGTCACCGGCGGCACCGATGCCCAGGCCCGCGTCACCGTGCGGCTGGAGGAAGGTGGCAAGCTGGTGGACGGGCAGGGCTCCGACACCGACACGATCGTCGCCTCCGCCCGCGCCTATATCCACGCGCTGAACAAGCTGCTGGTGAAGCGCGAGCGCACCGCCCCGGCCGCGATGACGGCCTGA